The Terriglobus roseus sequence GTGGTTGTCGAAGGCGAGCCTACGCCCACACCGCTGCGCGCCACCCCCGAGGATATTCCGCTCTCGATCATCTTTGAAGATCGCCACATGGCTGTCATCGACAAGCCTGCGGGCATGATGGTGCATGCGGGCAGCGGCCTGACAGATGATGCCCGCAACAACGGCACGCTGGTCAACGCGCTGCTCTTCCACTTCAAAAATCAGCTCAGCGATGTGGGCGGCCCGTTGCGCCCCGGCATCGTGCATCGCCTGGACAAGCAGACCAGCGGCCTGATCATGGTGGCCAAGAGCGACCAGGCGCATCGCGCGCTCGCCGAGATGTTCAGCGAACGGACGCTTGAGAAGCGCTACATCGCGCTCGTCCACCGGCATGTGAAGAGCGATCGCGGCCTGATTGATTTGCCCATCGCACGTGATCGTGTTCGTCGTACCCGCATGACGACACGCGTCGCCAATATCTACATGACGACCGCCAGTCATGGTGCACCCAGCCTTCGCCATCCGGATGAGCCAGAGCCAAGCATGCGCCGGCGTGCCAACGATCCGCGTCCCGCGCGCACCCATTACACCGTGCTGGAACGGCTGCACACCACCGCGGGCGACTTCACACTATTGGACCTGAAGATCGAGACCGGCCGGACACACCAGATCCGCGTGCACATGCAGTCACTGGGTCATCCTGTCGTTGGCGACACGCTGTACGGTGCGCCTGCAAAGATCCCGGGGATTGCTCCTGCGGCTGTACCTGCCGAGGGCAAAGAAGGCCCATCGCTTCGCCGTAACTTTCTGCATGCTGCGCATCTGCGGCTGCAACATCCCATCACGGCAAAGCCGTTGGATTTGTCGGCTCCTTTGCCGGCAGAGCTGACGGAGTTGCTCGACAGCCTGCGTGCGCTGGAAATACCCGCGCGAGCGCCGCAGCCAGACTTGCGCGAGGATTGGTAAACTACGCCCGATATGGCTGTTCTTCGCAATCCCGTGGTCCGCGCCCTTGCCGCCTGTTCCCTGGCTGCTTCGATTGGTTTTGCCCAGCAGGCTGGCGCTCCGACAGCGGCGCCCGCAAACCCGCAGTCGACTGCGCCTGCCGCAGCACCGGCTGCGCAAACGACGCCCGAGGTCGCTGCGCCACAGGCTGGCAGCGATTCCGCCGCGCTAACGATCCGGGCCTTCGTGCCGGAAGTTCCGCTTGTCTTCACCGTCACCGACGGTAAGGGGCGCTTCGTCACAGGTCTGAAGCAGTCGGATTTCGGCTTGCTGGACGATGGCCGCAAGCCCGACCGCATCATCAGCTTTACGCAGCAGGCGAACCTTCCCCTGCGCATCGGCATTCTGCTGGATA is a genomic window containing:
- a CDS encoding pseudouridine synthase, giving the protein MPSKNMLPKGKRRQSVKADYRAARDVVTDAERQELALAEAALYGEVVDIPTPVIPNTAVPDRPKRAGKGGFQKSGRRQIGNAEAAPLLPPSEMDEDDDLIVPDPAALPLGARKSWIAEREARGYRVDQYLTKVLPGISRARAQLLIDHGQVRINDIVVKSKQKMIGGESVVVEGEPTPTPLRATPEDIPLSIIFEDRHMAVIDKPAGMMVHAGSGLTDDARNNGTLVNALLFHFKNQLSDVGGPLRPGIVHRLDKQTSGLIMVAKSDQAHRALAEMFSERTLEKRYIALVHRHVKSDRGLIDLPIARDRVRRTRMTTRVANIYMTTASHGAPSLRHPDEPEPSMRRRANDPRPARTHYTVLERLHTTAGDFTLLDLKIETGRTHQIRVHMQSLGHPVVGDTLYGAPAKIPGIAPAAVPAEGKEGPSLRRNFLHAAHLRLQHPITAKPLDLSAPLPAELTELLDSLRALEIPARAPQPDLREDW